The following proteins come from a genomic window of Pseudomonas hygromyciniae:
- a CDS encoding c-type cytochrome, with protein MTFKKLTVVLLACLTLTACGGVDPNSPLGQRKAIFKQMLKTGEDLGGMLRGRIPFDGAKFAEGAVKLDALSHEPWKHFPTVREEDHTSAKDDVWQKQAQFQELARNLEAATGELVIASQVQPYKASNLGPAVQKVEDACSACHKQFRDH; from the coding sequence ATGACTTTTAAAAAACTGACTGTTGTATTGCTGGCCTGCCTGACGCTGACTGCTTGCGGTGGCGTTGATCCGAACTCGCCACTGGGCCAGCGCAAGGCCATTTTCAAGCAGATGCTCAAGACCGGCGAAGACCTGGGTGGCATGCTGCGCGGTCGCATCCCGTTCGACGGGGCGAAATTTGCCGAAGGTGCGGTCAAGCTCGACGCCCTGTCCCATGAGCCGTGGAAGCATTTTCCAACGGTGCGCGAAGAAGATCACACCAGCGCCAAGGACGATGTATGGCAAAAACAGGCGCAGTTCCAGGAACTGGCGCGCAACCTTGAGGCGGCCACCGGTGAATTGGTGATCGCCAGCCAGGTACAGCCTTATAAGGCCAGTAACCTGGGGCCGGCCGTGCAGAAAGTCGAAGATGCCTGCAGCGCCTGTCATAAGCAGTTTCGCGACCATTGA
- the mltA gene encoding murein transglycosylase A, protein MNNLLTPWNRRLAWALPMIALLAGCDGGNAPAPTPAPEKPHAVATYVSAPWDALPVVSDSDLQAGFESWRSACQRLKNDPIWGTTCAAAANVPGNAGDIRGFLKQQLDVYGLRSADNTPNGLITGYYEPVYPGSLTETKTAHVPVFGVPDDLIIVNLESIYPELKGKRLRGRLEGRVLKPYDDAGTINQQGSSAKPIAWLTHPMDLQFLQIQGSGRIQLADGRQLRVGYADQNGFPYRPIGRWLVEQGELKKEEVSMGAISTWAKANPQRIPELLASNPSYVFFSTRPDSNEGPRGSLNVPLTAGYSVAVDRKVIPLGSLLWLSTTRPDGTPVVRPVAAQDTGGAIVGEVRADLFWGTGDAAGELAGNMKQQGQIWMLWPKGAALPKVPDTPL, encoded by the coding sequence ATGAATAACCTGTTGACCCCCTGGAACCGCCGACTGGCGTGGGCGCTGCCGATGATCGCGCTGCTCGCCGGATGCGACGGCGGCAACGCCCCTGCCCCCACGCCTGCGCCCGAAAAACCCCACGCCGTAGCGACCTATGTCAGCGCCCCCTGGGACGCCCTGCCAGTGGTTTCGGACAGCGACCTGCAAGCCGGTTTCGAATCCTGGCGCAGTGCCTGCCAGCGCCTGAAGAACGATCCGATATGGGGCACCACCTGTGCTGCAGCGGCCAATGTGCCGGGCAATGCCGGCGATATCCGCGGCTTTCTCAAGCAACAGTTGGACGTCTACGGCTTGCGCTCGGCGGACAACACGCCCAATGGCCTGATCACTGGCTACTACGAGCCGGTCTACCCAGGCAGCCTCACCGAAACCAAAACCGCCCATGTCCCCGTGTTTGGCGTGCCGGACGACCTGATCATCGTCAACCTCGAAAGCATCTACCCCGAACTCAAGGGCAAACGCCTGCGCGGGCGTCTGGAAGGCCGGGTCCTCAAGCCCTATGACGATGCTGGCACCATTAACCAACAAGGTTCCAGTGCCAAACCGATTGCCTGGCTGACCCACCCGATGGACCTGCAATTCCTGCAGATCCAGGGCTCTGGCCGCATCCAGCTGGCTGATGGTCGCCAATTGCGTGTGGGCTATGCCGACCAGAACGGGTTCCCTTATCGCCCGATCGGCCGCTGGCTGGTGGAACAAGGCGAATTGAAGAAAGAAGAGGTCAGCATGGGCGCAATCAGCACCTGGGCCAAGGCAAACCCGCAGCGGATCCCGGAACTGTTGGCGAGCAACCCCAGTTACGTTTTCTTCAGCACCCGGCCCGACAGCAATGAAGGCCCGCGCGGCTCGCTGAACGTGCCGCTGACCGCAGGCTACAGCGTGGCGGTAGACCGCAAGGTCATCCCCCTGGGCAGCCTGTTGTGGTTATCGACCACCCGCCCCGATGGCACGCCGGTCGTACGGCCTGTAGCGGCCCAGGACACAGGGGGTGCGATTGTCGGTGAGGTGCGTGCGGACCTGTTCTGGGGCACGGGTGATGCTGCGGGCGAGTTAGCCGGGAATATGAAGCAGCAGGGCCAGATCTGGATGCTGTGGCCCAAGGGCGCAGCGCTACCCAAAGTGCCGGATACCCCCCTGTAG
- a CDS encoding MAPEG family protein, translated as MTVAFWCVLIAIFLPYLCTGVAKFSGGKFGPRQNHDPRAFLETLEGFAKRAHSAQLNSFEVTPAFAAAVIIAHLAGNAELVTINVLAVLFITSRLLYIICYLADWAILRSLVWFVGMALIASFFFVSI; from the coding sequence ATGACTGTCGCTTTCTGGTGTGTGTTGATCGCAATTTTTCTGCCTTACCTGTGTACCGGCGTGGCCAAGTTCAGTGGCGGCAAATTCGGGCCTCGGCAGAACCATGACCCTCGGGCCTTCCTGGAGACCCTGGAAGGGTTTGCCAAGCGCGCCCACAGCGCACAGCTCAACAGCTTCGAAGTGACCCCGGCGTTTGCGGCGGCGGTGATTATTGCCCACCTGGCGGGCAACGCGGAACTGGTGACCATCAACGTACTGGCTGTGCTGTTTATCACCAGCCGCCTGCTGTACATCATCTGCTACCTGGCGGACTGGGCGATCTTGCGTTCGCTGGTGTGGTTCGTGGGCATGGCGTTGATTGCCAGCTTCTTCTTCGTCTCGATCTAA
- a CDS encoding EamA family transporter, whose product MLATALVLVAALLHATWNTLIKFSGERLLVIACMDSVALLFVLLAVGFVSLPPLEIWPWIIASALFELLYRYLLIQAYRVGDLGLVYPLMRGLSPLVVLALTLVFAGEVLSTQQIVGILLIPFGMLCLLWQGGGGDRLPWSMLPVVALIGLCIGCYTFLDGQALRRWSHPLDYLVWLTLLSAWPFPLLAMVRKRAAFSLFWRTQWRLGLSVGLCVLLSYALVLWAMQLGSIAEAAALREVSVILVVLFGMRYLKEPFGRSRLLACGLVLIGMLVMKL is encoded by the coding sequence TTGCTGGCGACGGCCCTTGTTCTGGTAGCGGCGCTGTTGCATGCGACGTGGAACACCTTGATCAAATTCAGCGGCGAGCGCCTGTTGGTGATCGCCTGCATGGACAGCGTCGCGCTGCTGTTTGTCCTACTAGCGGTGGGATTTGTGTCGCTGCCGCCCCTGGAAATCTGGCCGTGGATCATCGCTTCGGCGCTGTTCGAGTTGCTTTACCGCTACTTGCTGATCCAGGCCTATCGCGTCGGCGACCTGGGGTTGGTGTACCCGCTGATGCGTGGTCTATCACCCTTGGTTGTGCTGGCGTTGACCCTGGTGTTTGCCGGGGAAGTGCTGAGTACGCAGCAGATTGTCGGCATCCTGCTCATCCCGTTCGGCATGCTGTGCCTGTTGTGGCAGGGCGGTGGTGGGGATCGGTTGCCGTGGTCGATGTTGCCGGTGGTGGCGCTGATCGGCCTGTGCATTGGCTGCTACACCTTCCTCGATGGGCAGGCGCTGCGGCGTTGGTCGCACCCTTTGGACTACCTGGTCTGGCTGACGCTGCTCAGCGCCTGGCCCTTTCCATTACTGGCCATGGTGCGCAAGCGTGCGGCGTTCAGCCTGTTCTGGCGCACTCAATGGCGGTTGGGGCTGAGCGTGGGATTGTGCGTGTTGTTGAGCTACGCTTTGGTGCTTTGGGCCATGCAGTTGGGCTCGATTGCCGAGGCCGCCGCGCTGCGGGAAGTCAGCGTGATCCTGGTGGTGTTGTTCGGTATGCGCTACCTGAAAGAACCTTTCGGCCGGTCCCGGCTCTTAGCCTGTGGGTTGGTGTTGATCGGCATGCTCGTGATGAAACTCTAA
- a CDS encoding formate/nitrite transporter family protein → MATNKDGKTPNLSQEEQQDVDKNQPPRAAVLHEIIRTQGDQELERSVAALWWSALAAGLTMGLSLMAMGLLNSRLPDGEAFKVIASFGYCAGFLAVILARQQLFTENTLTAVLPVMSKPTLGNAGRLLRLWTVVLVGNLCGTLLVAYAMLHLPIFDTKTDLAFLEIGRKVMENDTGQMFAKGIVSGWMIATMVWMIPSMESAKMWIIILITYLMALGDFTHIVVGSAEVSYLVFAGELPWRDFWLVFAGPTLAGNIIGGSFIFALISHAQIRSEGSLPGKKAADPRHPQQIDKDQ, encoded by the coding sequence ATGGCCACCAACAAAGACGGCAAAACTCCCAACCTGTCGCAGGAAGAGCAGCAGGATGTGGACAAGAACCAACCACCCCGGGCGGCGGTGCTGCATGAAATCATCCGCACCCAGGGCGACCAGGAGCTGGAGCGCAGCGTAGCGGCACTGTGGTGGTCGGCGCTTGCCGCCGGCCTGACCATGGGCTTGTCGCTGATGGCCATGGGGCTGCTCAACTCACGTCTGCCCGATGGCGAAGCCTTCAAGGTAATCGCCAGCTTTGGCTACTGTGCAGGCTTTCTCGCGGTGATCCTCGCGCGCCAGCAACTGTTCACCGAAAACACCCTGACCGCCGTGCTGCCGGTGATGAGCAAGCCCACTTTGGGCAATGCCGGGCGCCTGTTGCGGTTGTGGACGGTGGTGCTGGTGGGCAACCTGTGTGGCACCTTGCTGGTGGCCTATGCGATGTTGCACCTGCCGATCTTCGACACCAAGACCGACCTGGCCTTTCTTGAAATAGGGCGCAAGGTCATGGAAAACGACACCGGCCAGATGTTCGCCAAGGGCATTGTGTCCGGTTGGATGATTGCCACTATGGTATGGATGATCCCGTCCATGGAAAGCGCCAAGATGTGGATCATTATTCTGATCACCTACCTCATGGCCCTGGGCGATTTCACCCACATCGTCGTCGGTTCGGCCGAGGTGTCCTATCTGGTATTTGCCGGCGAGTTGCCGTGGCGGGACTTCTGGCTGGTGTTTGCCGGACCGACCCTGGCGGGCAATATCATCGGCGGCAGTTTTATCTTCGCGTTGATCAGTCATGCGCAGATTCGCAGCGAAGGCAGCCTGCCAGGCAAGAAGGCTGCGGACCCGAGGCATCCGCAGCAGATCGACAAGGATCAGTGA
- a CDS encoding patatin-like phospholipase family protein — MKVTANPAANAQSSSQLLPPPPAQGIKTPLVEGVGPRRLSLFRDSNGQVEVVLSPPAVSHLVLSGGGAKGIAFPGMVQALEETVRLPGINAISGSSAGAISAALLASGMGAKAFGTLSNGIDLPSLLNSQDPVTAWLQNAGASLGKLAGRLPGPAGNISQLLLTMMPRLQTQAHSLEDMIRNESRKSILAHIADMPRASRPGEVMKIADRLSAGGAPTFGDLEVLSRHIPAIKQLNITGTGMFDGRPQLVVFNASLTPDMDIARAAHISGSLPVLFKSPAEQGHGFQARGEVTFFQDGGLLLNTPAPGVIERSFPESPLSQQESLIVKFESQAPAAQKKSGSVMSNIADKLTGTAHTAAGAYQQQRLKEFDQQTVVLPLKSDKGDFRELLSGTVNFTMTAEQKKHLQVQARQAVMQHQEQRSKVREQHLFGSLDDAVLAMDDAMLASVQAALQKDPAAANVLRFRKQAQQALQALDAAITEANKAGNTLGFTPGLLSVLRNLDALVTRPQHIEWLGRRLNAPGQHNFQQLLQVVARRNQGAATPTSKVMASALAEMQRRDIAVKADNFIREVIYPSLYRAGQPAANVELLQRAARDLAEATTPAEFNRVLNDIIEHYGARNKPWSKPLRSTTVEMAKAWRLPL, encoded by the coding sequence ATGAAAGTGACCGCCAACCCGGCTGCCAACGCGCAGTCGTCATCGCAGCTACTGCCGCCGCCCCCCGCCCAAGGCATCAAGACCCCCTTGGTCGAGGGCGTCGGCCCCCGAAGGCTGAGCCTGTTCCGAGACAGTAATGGCCAGGTGGAGGTGGTGCTGTCACCACCTGCGGTCAGCCATCTGGTGCTCAGTGGCGGTGGGGCCAAGGGCATCGCCTTTCCTGGGATGGTGCAGGCGCTTGAAGAAACCGTGAGGCTGCCAGGCATCAACGCGATTTCTGGCTCATCTGCCGGTGCGATTTCTGCAGCGCTGCTGGCCAGTGGCATGGGGGCCAAGGCCTTTGGCACGCTCTCAAATGGCATTGACCTGCCCAGCCTGCTCAACAGCCAAGACCCTGTGACGGCCTGGCTGCAAAATGCCGGGGCAAGCCTCGGCAAACTTGCCGGGCGGCTGCCAGGCCCGGCGGGCAATATTTCCCAATTGCTGCTGACCATGATGCCGCGCCTGCAAACCCAGGCGCACTCGCTTGAAGACATGATCCGTAATGAGTCACGCAAGTCGATCCTGGCCCATATTGCCGACATGCCCAGGGCAAGCCGCCCCGGTGAAGTGATGAAAATCGCCGACAGGCTGAGCGCCGGAGGGGCGCCTACCTTTGGTGATCTTGAGGTGCTGAGCAGGCATATCCCGGCGATCAAGCAACTGAACATCACGGGAACCGGCATGTTCGATGGCCGCCCGCAGTTGGTGGTGTTCAACGCCAGCCTGACTCCGGATATGGACATTGCCCGTGCCGCGCACATCTCCGGCTCCTTGCCGGTGCTGTTCAAAAGCCCTGCCGAGCAAGGCCATGGATTCCAGGCGCGGGGTGAAGTCACTTTTTTCCAGGACGGTGGTTTGTTACTCAACACCCCGGCGCCCGGGGTGATCGAGCGCTCCTTTCCCGAGAGCCCGCTGAGCCAGCAGGAGTCGTTGATCGTCAAATTTGAGTCCCAGGCTCCAGCGGCGCAGAAGAAGAGTGGCAGCGTCATGAGCAACATTGCCGACAAACTGACAGGCACTGCTCATACGGCCGCAGGCGCCTATCAGCAGCAACGACTCAAGGAATTTGATCAGCAGACCGTGGTGCTGCCGCTCAAGTCCGACAAAGGTGACTTTCGTGAACTGCTCAGTGGCACGGTCAACTTCACCATGACCGCCGAGCAGAAAAAGCATTTGCAGGTCCAGGCCCGGCAAGCGGTGATGCAACACCAGGAGCAGCGCAGCAAGGTGCGTGAGCAGCATTTGTTCGGGTCATTGGACGACGCGGTACTGGCGATGGACGATGCAATGCTTGCCAGTGTGCAAGCGGCGCTCCAAAAGGATCCCGCCGCGGCGAATGTGTTGCGCTTTCGCAAGCAGGCACAGCAGGCGTTGCAAGCTCTGGACGCGGCAATTACCGAGGCCAACAAGGCAGGCAATACCTTGGGCTTCACGCCTGGTTTGCTTTCTGTGCTGCGTAACCTGGATGCGCTCGTGACTCGGCCCCAGCATATCGAGTGGCTGGGGCGGCGGCTTAATGCCCCTGGGCAGCATAATTTCCAGCAATTGTTGCAGGTGGTTGCCAGGCGCAATCAGGGGGCTGCCACGCCAACCTCCAAGGTCATGGCCAGTGCGCTGGCTGAAATGCAGCGGCGGGATATCGCCGTAAAGGCCGACAACTTCATTCGCGAAGTCATTTACCCCTCCCTCTACCGTGCGGGCCAGCCGGCCGCCAACGTCGAACTTCTGCAACGGGCCGCGCGCGACCTGGCCGAGGCGACGACGCCGGCCGAGTTCAATCGGGTGCTGAACGACATCATTGAACACTATGGCGCGCGTAATAAACCCTGGTCCAAGCCATTGCGCTCGACCACAGTAGAAATGGCCAAGGCCTGGCGCCTACCGCTTTAG
- a CDS encoding acyl-CoA thioesterase: protein MNFHTRKWVKPEDLNPNGTLFGGSLLRWIDEEAAIYAIVQLGNQRVVTKYISEINFVSASRQGDIIELGITATEFGRTSITLTCEVRNKITRKSILTVEKMVFVNLGEDGLPAPHGRTEIKYVKDQFQDDNLSE, encoded by the coding sequence ATGAACTTCCACACCCGCAAATGGGTAAAACCCGAAGACCTCAACCCCAACGGCACCCTGTTCGGTGGCAGCCTGCTGCGCTGGATCGACGAAGAAGCGGCGATCTACGCCATTGTTCAGCTGGGTAACCAGCGCGTGGTGACCAAGTACATCTCCGAGATCAATTTTGTCAGCGCCTCGCGTCAGGGCGACATCATCGAACTGGGCATCACCGCCACCGAATTCGGCCGCACCTCCATCACCCTGACCTGTGAAGTGCGCAACAAAATCACCCGCAAAAGCATCCTGACCGTGGAAAAAATGGTCTTCGTCAACCTCGGCGAGGACGGCCTGCCAGCCCCCCACGGACGCACCGAGATCAAGTACGTGAAGGATCAGTTCCAGGACGACAACCTGTCTGAATAA
- the ahcY gene encoding adenosylhomocysteinase yields the protein MSAVITPAGFTDYKVADMSLAAWGRRETFIAESEMPALMGLRRKYAAEQPLKGAKILGCIHMTIQTAVLIETLVALGAEVRWSSCNIFSTQDQAAAAIAAAGIPVFAWKGETEEEYEWCLEQTILKDGAPWDANMILDDGGDLTELLHKKYPAILDRVHGVTEETTTGVHRLLDMLAKGELKIPAINVNDSVTKSKNDNKYGCRHSLNDAIKRGTDHLLSGKQALVIGYGDVGKGSSQSLRQEGMIVKVSEVDPICAMQACMDGFEVVSPFIDGVNDGTEASIDKALLGKIDLIVTTTGNVNVCDANMLKALKKRAVVCNIGHFDNEIDTAFMRKNWAWEEVKPQVHKVHRTGAGDFDPQNDDYLILLAEGRLVNLGNATGHPSRIMDGSFANQVLAQIFLFGQKYADLSPAQKAERLTVEVLPKKLDEEVALEMVRGFGGVVTQLTKTQADYIGVTVEGPFKPHAYRY from the coding sequence ATGAGCGCTGTAATCACGCCTGCAGGTTTTACCGACTACAAAGTCGCCGATATGTCCCTCGCTGCCTGGGGCCGTCGCGAAACCTTTATCGCCGAATCCGAAATGCCAGCCCTGATGGGTCTGCGCCGCAAGTACGCCGCTGAACAGCCGCTCAAGGGCGCGAAGATTCTCGGCTGCATCCACATGACCATCCAGACTGCCGTGCTGATCGAAACCCTGGTTGCCCTGGGTGCCGAAGTGCGTTGGTCGTCCTGCAACATTTTCTCGACTCAAGACCAGGCCGCTGCCGCCATCGCCGCTGCCGGTATCCCGGTGTTCGCCTGGAAAGGCGAGACCGAAGAAGAGTACGAGTGGTGCCTGGAGCAAACCATCCTCAAAGATGGCGCGCCTTGGGATGCCAACATGATCCTCGACGACGGCGGCGACCTGACCGAGCTGCTGCACAAGAAGTACCCGGCTATTCTGGACCGCGTCCACGGCGTGACCGAAGAAACCACCACTGGTGTACACCGCCTGCTGGACATGCTGGCCAAGGGCGAGCTGAAAATCCCGGCCATCAACGTCAACGACTCGGTGACCAAGAGCAAGAACGACAACAAGTACGGCTGCCGTCACAGCCTCAACGATGCGATCAAGCGCGGCACCGACCACCTGCTGTCGGGCAAGCAAGCCCTGGTGATCGGCTACGGTGACGTGGGCAAGGGTTCGTCCCAGTCCCTGCGTCAGGAAGGCATGATCGTCAAGGTTTCCGAAGTTGACCCGATCTGCGCCATGCAAGCCTGCATGGACGGTTTCGAAGTGGTCTCGCCGTTCATCGATGGCGTCAATGACGGCACCGAAGCCAGCATCGACAAAGCCCTGCTGGGCAAGATCGACCTGATCGTGACCACCACCGGTAACGTGAATGTGTGCGATGCCAACATGCTCAAGGCCCTGAAAAAGCGCGCCGTGGTGTGCAACATCGGTCACTTCGACAACGAGATCGACACCGCTTTCATGCGCAAGAACTGGGCATGGGAAGAAGTCAAACCTCAGGTGCACAAGGTTCACCGTACCGGCGCTGGCGATTTCGACCCGCAAAACGACGACTACCTGATCCTGCTGGCCGAAGGCCGCCTGGTTAACCTGGGCAACGCCACTGGCCACCCAAGCCGCATCATGGATGGCTCGTTCGCCAACCAGGTACTGGCCCAGATCTTCCTGTTCGGCCAGAAATACGCCGACCTGTCGCCAGCCCAGAAAGCCGAGCGCCTGACCGTGGAAGTACTGCCCAAGAAACTCGACGAAGAAGTGGCCCTGGAAATGGTCCGCGGCTTCGGCGGCGTCGTGACGCAACTGACCAAGACCCAGGCCGACTATATCGGCGTGACCGTCGAAGGTCCGTTCAAGCCGCACGCCTACCGCTACTAA
- the metF gene encoding methylenetetrahydrofolate reductase [NAD(P)H] has protein sequence MSQDRRYSFEFFPTKTDAGHEKLMATAKQLASYNPDFFSCTYGAGGSTRDRTINTVLQLESEAKVPAAPHLSCVGDSKDDLRGLLTQYKAAGIKRIVALRGDLPSGMGMASGELRYANDLVSFIREETGDHFHIEVAAYPEMHPQARNFEDDLNNFVRKANAGANSAITQYFFNADSYFYFVERVQALGVNIPIVPGIMPITNYSKLARFSDACGAEIPRWVRKQLEAYGDDVKSIQAFGEQVISEMCETLLQGGAPGLHFYTLNQADPSLAIWNNLKLPR, from the coding sequence ATGTCCCAAGACCGTCGCTACAGCTTCGAGTTCTTCCCGACCAAGACCGATGCTGGGCATGAAAAACTAATGGCGACTGCCAAGCAGTTGGCCAGCTACAACCCCGATTTTTTCTCCTGCACCTACGGCGCAGGCGGCTCGACCCGTGATCGTACGATCAACACCGTGCTACAGCTGGAAAGCGAGGCCAAGGTGCCCGCCGCTCCGCACCTGTCCTGCGTGGGCGACAGCAAAGACGACCTGCGTGGCCTGCTGACCCAGTACAAGGCCGCCGGCATCAAGCGTATCGTCGCCCTGCGCGGTGACCTGCCATCCGGCATGGGCATGGCCAGCGGCGAACTGCGCTACGCCAATGACCTGGTGAGCTTCATTCGTGAAGAAACCGGTGATCACTTCCATATCGAAGTGGCCGCTTACCCGGAAATGCACCCGCAGGCGCGTAATTTCGAAGACGATCTCAACAACTTCGTCCGCAAGGCCAATGCTGGCGCCAACAGCGCGATCACCCAGTACTTCTTCAACGCCGACAGCTACTTCTACTTTGTCGAGCGCGTGCAGGCCCTGGGCGTGAATATCCCGATCGTGCCGGGCATCATGCCAATCACCAACTACAGCAAGCTGGCGCGCTTCTCTGACGCCTGCGGTGCAGAAATCCCACGCTGGGTACGCAAGCAGCTGGAAGCCTACGGCGATGACGTCAAAAGCATCCAGGCCTTCGGCGAGCAGGTCATCAGTGAAATGTGCGAGACCTTGCTGCAAGGTGGCGCACCGGGGCTGCACTTCTACACCCTGAACCAGGCCGACCCAAGCCTGGCGATCTGGAACAACCTCAAGCTGCCACGCTGA
- a CDS encoding substrate-binding periplasmic protein, with amino-acid sequence MPAILQLLSAILFTCLSLTAHGEKLRIVTEPWAPYVYEENGQMRGLDYETTVIVFQRLGIEVQWQFLPWKRCLAMLDQGLADGALDIFHSHERDAALLYPSEPLSQVEFVMFYANERPHPFQTLNDLKGLTIGTSPGYLYSAGFSESSLFIREPAPSHEANFGKLARGRIDLVITDRRVGQHVIKELGLEHQVTQASPVISSQKQFLAVRRGAGMDLLVQRFAAELKRFKQEPGYAALSAKYTGASVQIPPAPRLDDTVEQQESSAQ; translated from the coding sequence ATGCCCGCCATTCTCCAGTTGTTGAGCGCTATTCTTTTCACTTGCCTGAGCCTGACCGCCCATGGCGAGAAACTGCGCATTGTCACCGAACCCTGGGCACCTTACGTCTACGAAGAAAACGGCCAGATGCGCGGGCTCGACTACGAGACCACCGTTATCGTGTTCCAGCGCCTGGGGATCGAGGTGCAATGGCAGTTCCTGCCCTGGAAACGTTGCCTGGCCATGCTCGACCAGGGCCTGGCCGATGGCGCGCTGGATATTTTTCACAGCCATGAACGCGACGCCGCACTGCTTTACCCCAGCGAACCGCTATCCCAGGTTGAGTTTGTGATGTTCTACGCCAACGAGCGCCCGCATCCGTTCCAGACCCTCAATGACCTGAAAGGGCTGACCATCGGCACCTCCCCCGGCTACCTGTATAGCGCCGGGTTCAGCGAATCCAGCCTGTTTATCCGCGAGCCGGCCCCCAGCCACGAGGCCAACTTCGGCAAGCTGGCCCGTGGCCGGATTGATCTGGTGATCACCGACCGCAGGGTCGGCCAGCATGTGATCAAGGAACTGGGCCTGGAACACCAGGTCACCCAGGCCTCGCCGGTGATCAGCAGCCAGAAGCAATTCCTCGCCGTGCGCCGGGGCGCGGGCATGGACCTGCTGGTGCAGCGCTTTGCTGCCGAGCTCAAGCGCTTCAAGCAAGAGCCCGGCTATGCGGCCCTGAGTGCGAAATATACCGGCGCCAGCGTACAAATACCCCCGGCGCCGCGGCTGGACGACACCGTTGAGCAGCAGGAAAGCAGCGCGCAGTGA